The Phragmites australis chromosome 1, lpPhrAust1.1, whole genome shotgun sequence genomic interval ACGTTATAGTTATTATCAAGAAAATAGAGAAGGATTAACAATTGGATGATAGAATTTGTTAAACTGTTACCTAATTTGCCAGACATGATGCTGAGTTTCTCACAATTACTTTTCCATATCAGCTTAAAAAATAACTGCAGTACAACAACAGCAAACTACCCTAAGCGTAAGTATGCTTGCATTTTTTTCTAATCCAGTGACCAAGTTATTAATCGGACCTATGTATCTCAGGCACAACTGCACCGCATTGCTGAGCATTATTTGCAGAAAGCAAATTTGGATGTCATTCGCAGATGTGCAGATACTGAATTGGCTATTGCTGATGCTGTCAATGTAGAAAAGGAtatttatgaaagatcaaatagcAAATCAATTTACGTGAATCTTTGCTCTCAAGCTACTCGCCAGCCTGCTAAGGCAAAATCTGATAATGACACTTAAAGTCTAACTGAAAAGACTGAATTAGGCAGTGATCTGATATCACAGCAAGTTACATCTGAGGATACCAACGTTAGTGGCAGAGATACGGAAGAGGCTCTAAACAGAGCAGTCGTCTCTGATCAAAAGGGTGAACTAGGCGATGTTTTTGTTCCAGAACAAACTGTACACAAACAAACTGTTAGCTTCAGCAGTGTGGAAGAAGCACTAAAAAAAGCGGGCCTCTTTGATTCCCCTCCTAAGACTCCTGGGAGAAACACCACGGCAGTTGAAGGTATTTCTAATTCCATGACATTTTCTAATTGTCCAAAGTttccacaaaggatatatttACGTGTTGCACTGCTCTGTTGGTGAATGCAGGAGAATGCAGCCTCAGGTGCACTGCTGATTTGAACTCTGAACCGAGCAAAAGCTTACAGTCAAGTCCCAATTCTAGGGTGAAGGACGTATCCTCACTCAAAGATGACAAATTATTAGTTCCTAATGATTTTGATGCTGCAAATTGTCAAAACCTCCATACAGTGATGTCTTGTCAGCAACCAAAAACTAATTCTGAGGAGCAACAGAAGTTGACAGACAGCGGAGAAACTAAGGATACGACAGCAAATGAAACCCATGCAGTGTTGGCTGGAGCTGATAGGTGTAGTGTGCAATGTGAAAAATCAAGTGGACCAGGTAAGGAAATTGTAGTTGATAGCAACATGCCTGATAAAGGTACTGGCATGTGGAGAACTCGAGTGGTATGGAAAAAGCAGCTAGCAGCTTGCATAATCAATCTCCTCATGGGAATGCCTTGCCAAGAGAAGGTGAAGTGATTAGCAAACCAAAGAATTTGGAGCCTAGGAAAGAGAAATCGTCCAGTGACAATCCAACGTTGAACGACAGACATCCCAAAGGAGACAAGCCAACCCATACTGCCGAAGGTGGGGACGATTCAAAGAAGCCAGCACTAGATTAAGCCAATAAAAACACATCAGATTCCTCTAGATCTGTATATAAGAAGGTAACCCACTTATTTGTCGCACTGCGTTTTCTTATAACTCACTATTGTCACTTCTTGCATGTTTGGTTAGCCTGATTACCCTAGACACTGAATTCTGAATAGCAGTAGGTGTTGCACAGTACAATGTGACATGTTTACATCCTTCTAAGCCTCTTCGTTTGAATGTATGTAGGTTGAAATGTTCGTGAAAGAGCACATCAGGCCACTTTGCAAAAGTGGTGTCATTACCGTCGATCAGTATAGGTGGGCTGTCGCGAAAACAACTGGCGAGGTTATGAGCTTCCATCGTGACGCTAAAAATGCGAACTTTTTGATCAAGGAGGGTGACAAGGTGAAAAAGCTTGCCCTGCAGTACGTTGAGGCAGCCCAGCGGAAGGTCAATTGGTGCCAGATTTTGTAGAATGTAACAACGGCAATTCATCAATACATGAAGTCCATGCGGGCAAATTGTCTTTCTCGTCGAGTAGCAATCCATCATGGGTTATAGTTATAGTTCCCGCAATTTTTGTACATTTAACAACTGAGAAAACAGTTTATAGCCACAGTTTTACACACACGGAGGTGTTTTTTTATTAATCAATCCGAGCACCCGTTTGGCGCGAACCCAATCCGTTCCCTCTCCACATCAAACACAACCCGAAACCCTTGCTGCTGGACGTTGCCGAGCACGTTGAGCCCGTCCTCCGACGCCTCGAGCCCCAAGCAGGAGCACGTCCTCCGGCTGCCGACGTCCACTTGGATCAGGTAGTTCTTCGTAGGCAGCACCATGTCAGCACCGCCGGCGAAGTGCAGCACGATGGTGGGCACATGGGCCGTCGCGATCCCACTCCCGCTGAGGTCGTAGCACGCGTCGAACAACGACAAGTTCTTGGCCAACCTACGCATCCCGGCAGCGGCCGCGCGCGCGTCGAAGGCGTCGCGCACCGCCGCGTACGCGTCCCTGGCGAACCGCGATATGGCCGTGCCGGAGTCCACGACGACGCCGCCCCGCCCGGTCGCCGCGTCCAGCGCGAGGTTGGCGTTCGAGAACCCGTTGACCCGCTCGCCGTCGACGCTGAAGCCGACCATGTCCACGTAGTACTGGTTCGGCAGCCGCGGGTTCGTCATCAGCGGGGTGAACACCGTGGATGGCAGCTCCGGCGTGCGGCCGAACACGAGGTACGACGAGCTGCTCGGGACACGGGACTCGCGGTCGCCGAGGCAGTACGCGAAGACGCGCCCGTAGGCCGCCGCCAGCTGCGTCGGGAAGGACAGCATGCCTCGGCCGACGCCGAGCACCCCGGCAGCCGAGTTGAACAGCCCCTCGTTGTCGTGGCCGCACCCGAGGGTGACGTTGTAGACGTGCGTGTCGTTGGAGAAGACGAGCCTATCGGTGGCGAGATCGCCGCGGGAGCTGGAGCCGTCGGCGTACACTACCGTGTACGTGCAGCCGCCGGTGCGGCTGTCGCGGACGGGGTACTTGAGGTCCTGGCACCGCGGCGCCGAGAAAGGGATCTGCCTGTACGTGCTGGAGCTCCGAGGGTCGTTGAGCGGGGTCAACTGGCCGTAGCAGTGGCGGCAGGGCATGCACTGGAGCCAGACGAGGTCGCTGCCGGTGTCGATGATGACGAGCGTGCTGGTGGACGGGGTCCCCACGCCGAGGAGGGTGAAGTACTCCCCGCTGCTTAACGGGGCCCCGGCGAGGACGGGGGAATGGAGGAGATCGTGGGCACTCAAATTCAACGCGGCGTAGCGGGCAGTGTCGGCAgcttggcggcggcggaggagcttgCTTGGCGTGGCGtcgggcgggggcgggggcgggaaGAGCGCGTTGCGGTGGACGACGGGGAGGTGGAGTGTTCTTGGTACTTGGGTGGCATTGGCCGTGAAGGAGAGGACGACGACGAGCAGGAGAAACTTGGGCGGCGCCATGAGGGAGCGGTGGCGAAGTGTTGGTTGAGCCGAGGGAGCTGTGCCTCCGTACTTAAGGGTACGATGAAGATTTGGGAATGAAATGAATAGATTGATCACACGTTGAGATCAGGATTCTGGTGGCCGTTCCATGAACATTTtgattttgcttcttttttttttttgtcatttgcACGCATGGGGTTTCTTCTTGTGCAGCTTGCGTTTAAAATCGTTGGCAGTTATACATGCGTAACTTAGCAGCTGTGAATGCTACTAGCTTGTTGCTTTGAAAGTTGCAACCATTCCCTCAGTTTTCTTTACTAACCATCAGTTTCCTTTAAAGCACTCTTTACTAACTTAGCAGCTTGTATGAATGCTGTTCCTACTAGCTTATTGCTCTGAACCACTCCATCAGTTTCCTTTTAAGCACTCATCGTTCAGTTAACAGGGTTTGGCTGCTCGTGGGTCTCGTCAAATGGGCAGGCGCGTGCATCCCGCTCGGCTCAGCCGACGGTGCCGGTGCACGCGCGCAACGTAGGAGTACGGTATCGTGAGCAATCCTCGCTCGGGTAGTCACCAGCGTGCGTAGGCCATGAGTGATGGACGAGAGGCGCGGCCGTGGGCGTGTTAATTTTTTTGCCATCGCTAAGAAGTTGTTTCGCTTATTTACCACTTAGTTTATAACCATTAACTCAGTAAGTCCTATATTTAATTGATATAAGTATATCATAATCAAAAGGTTAATATTTTCAATGACATATCATCAATTTATTGGACAGTTGAAAGGGTTCAACCGGAGCCCATGCCAGCGAGCTCATCGACGGTTGAACCCAACCGGAGCCCATGCCAGCTGCGGAGCTCGACTGCCCGGTCCTAATGACAGTTCCTTCCAGCCGGAGCGCCGCCATCACCGATCAGTCATGAACCACCAATCTAATGAACCGAACAACTCCACAAGCAGCTCACACACGATCACACGACGAACCAGAACGTTTGGATGGTAAACTCGACGCGTACACGGTTTGCACTACTGGAGGGATCCTACCGAATGACTGTAGAGCACAGCACAACTTTTATATCTTGGGTGTAACACTGCATGCATATCAGCTAATCAGTACTCAGCATAAGCATACGACATACCGACCAAGCATATCATATCATAGACTTGACGCACAAAAGGGGCAAGAGACACAGTAAATTATTAGCTCATCACGTTTGTTCCACTGAGATAATGTAGTTTCGCGGCATCAAGAGTAGTTCAGAATAACAAATCTTTGATTCACGATTCATGTCAGGGTGAAACTGACCACCGACATAGTATTCGTTGGAAAATGTGGACTAATGTGTTTGCTCATGCTAGTGGTAATGCAGGCATTCAGACCTGGTAGCCCGTGAGAGTAAATCCTCTACCGACGATCTCACCAACGCAAAACCAAGCATACAACTCGATGCCAAACAACGCCGCAATGCCAGCATCCTCAACCCTCAGATTGCTTCTGTTTTTCCACAAGAGCTTCGTGCCATCAAGCTCTTTCCAGAATGACTCGTAACGACCAGGAAGGCTGCAAGAAACACATCTCCACAGGTAAATATACTAAACTTCTGACGAGAGCACATTATATGCAAAGCATCTTTATCCAATCGTATGTTATGAAAAATTGTCTAGGATGCAAAACCTAGCTATGTAGCCAGGCTTCTGAAATCACTAGCCCTAGCTATGTAGCCAGGCTTCCCCAGAGTTCATCTAGGTGGATTTCGTCGACTCGTCTTATGTCCATCAGCACTTCGAATTTAACTTTACCAAgttaaagttttttaaaaaaaatcaaagccatCGCACACCCCCCAGACATTAGACcgaaacatatggttcatatcaAACTCCACAACATAGGGTTACCTACTAGCTAGCAGACAACAATAAAGAATTTCAAGGGAGTTATACATGAAATTCCCTATTGACACAAGTTCAATGGAAAGGCAATTTGTACAGCAATAATTTTCCTATATAGACAAGGCATCATGCACATTTCACTTAATAAACAAGTATACACAAACCTCTATATAAATTAAGAAGATATAATTCAACACTGTAAGCAATAGACACAATTGATGAATATCAATGTGGTCAAAGAGACATGATTCATCTAAATAACGATATCGCAAGCCTTAAGAGTATCTCTCTATGTTTAGTGTTACAGCCATCTGCAAATTGCAACCTCACAGAAACTAGAATTCACAATGGTTAAAAGCCTGAATCCAAAATATTTTGGGTCCTACTAAATCAGCCCATCCGAAGGATTAGGTGGCTGTGAAATTCCCTATTGTCTATCTGTGCCATGGAACCAATTGATTGCAGCTACTACAATATGATGCAATCATATAGTTTCATCAAATGATCACCGTGCTTGCAAATCTCTTCTGGTTTCATGTGTACTTCCTCCCATACCTCAAGTCATATAAGGAGCAGTTTGAGCTCTTTTCAATGAACGAACATGGCATATAAGGACTTAAGGGGCAGTTAGGACTCTTTTCAATGAACGAACATTGGATGTCGAGGGTACTCAGGCCAATCCATATTTGCTCCCTCGAACCCCGCAAGAGGACCTCTACGCTAGCCACCGCATAATCCCGTAGTAACAATTTCGAATCCCGATCTGATCACTAAACCTCCCATCCGATCTACAAGGTGACGAATTGATACACTGAGACTGACATATCCTCCACAGAACCCTCCAAAGGCGTATCCCCCTACAGTTCCATAGTGTTCGAGATACTCAGTTAATTTCAGCAATACACACGGATTCGGCAGCACAGGTATTGGCGACATAACGACACAAGCATCACGAAACAATATAGCATTCCTAATCGACGCCAAGGACTCCCGCGCATAGAACCGGACGGTAAAACGACGCACGCCAGTTAGGGGCGCGGGGAGCGAGCACGGACCTGGCGAGGCGGGTGTAGAAGAGCTGCTTGGAGAGCTCCTGGCACTTCTCGACGGTGGGCGGGTCGACGAcgtggtgcttgttcttctcCATGAGCGTCTTGTGGTAAGCGCA includes:
- the LOC133884894 gene encoding aspartyl protease family protein 2-like → MAPPKFLLLVVVLSFTANATQVPRTLHLPVVHRNALFPPPPPPDATPSKLLRRRQAADTARYAALNLSAHDLLHSPVLAGAPLSSGEYFTLLGVGTPSTSTLVIIDTGSDLVWLQCMPCRHCYGQLTPLNDPRSSSTYRQIPFSAPRCQDLKYPVRDSRTGGCTYTVVYADGSSSRGDLATDRLVFSNDTHVYNVTLGCGHDNEGLFNSAAGVLGVGRGMLSFPTQLAAAYGRVFAYCLGDRESRVPSSSSYLVFGRTPELPSTVFTPLMTNPRLPNQYYVDMVGFSVDGERVNGFSNANLALDAATGRGGVVVDSGTAISRFARDAYAAVRDAFDARAAAAGMRRLAKNLSLFDACYDLSGSGIATAHVPTIVLHFAGGADMVLPTKNYLIQVDVGSRRTCSCLGLEASEDGLNVLGNVQQQGFRVVFDVERERIGFAPNGCSD
- the LOC133919516 gene encoding uncharacterized protein LOC133919516, whose amino-acid sequence is MAALGSKLAQLQTKACEATRFVAKHGCAYHKTLMEKNKHHVVDPPTVEKCQELSKQLFYTRLASLPGRYESFWKELDGTKLLWKNRSNLRVEDAGIAALFGIELYAWFCVGEIVGRGFTLTGYQV